One Gossypium raimondii isolate GPD5lz chromosome 3, ASM2569854v1, whole genome shotgun sequence genomic window carries:
- the LOC128039812 gene encoding uncharacterized protein LOC128039812 — protein MALTLPKFIVLKPSDNNGYLSYVREGENNLGFLKFFETQAVSPYAKFEVEISDTSGLVHIRSCQNNKYWQRTKTVSIAGVPPGQYWITATAQNKEEDQSKETCTLFKFAPIDHATGPVRIVHVQSGCNLCLWLGSDLILNRCVSANYREFDSNGFDIFSIIDCKSLLVLPKYVAFKGYNNKYLCVRENYITFSADDIGDSTVACETFVTDDGKVHIKSICAGKFWWADPKWIWVGYDDPSNNDGTTFRPVKIDDKTIGLISLANKNFCTTLTGQDHVEWLSPAVPTITKEAKLTVEEPVLTRDIYDVKYDLGNSRVYDETTFIIAKNFASNYTQEPTHMDIKLSYTNIKTSTWKSNFSLKLAMEAKMEFNVPLISQGNIEMSGEFHSDVKWEETKESKTLVDVVHKIVVPAMTKVTVNLIATKGKCDVPFTFMQSDTLYDGTIVTTAVQGATYTGSNYYSIHFETEETKLKPRKKPDPM, from the coding sequence ATGGCATTGACCTTGCCCAAGTTTATCGTCCTCAAACCCAGCGACAATAATGGCTACTTAAGCTATGTACGTGAAGGCGAAAACAACCTTGGGTTTCTCAAATTCTTTGAAACTCAAGCCGTGAGTCCATATGCTAAGTTCGAAGTGGAGATTTCCGACACAAGTGGCTTGGTGCATATAAGAAGTTGCCAAAACAACAAGTATTGGCAACGAACCAAAACCGTTTCCATCGCTGGAGTCCCACCGGGGCAGTACTGGATTACCGCCACTGCCCAAAACAAGGAGGAAGATCAATCCAAGGAGACATGTACGTTGTTCAAGTTTGCCCCTATAGACCATGCTACTGGTCCGGTACGAATCGTGCATGTCCAATCAGGGTGCAATTTATGCTTATGGCTAGGGAGTGATCTGATACTTAATCGCTGCGTGTCGGCAAACTACCGGGAGTTTGATAGTAATGGCTTTGATATCTTCAGCATTATTGATTGTAAGTCGTTACTGGTTTTGCCAAAGTACGTTGCCTTCAAAGGATATAATAACAAGTACCTGTGTGTTCGTGAAAATTACATAACATTTTCAGCAGATGACATTGGTGACTCAACTGTGGCATGCGAGACTTTTGTTACTGATGATGGAAAGGTTCACATCAAATCCATTTGTGCTGGAAAGTTTTGGTGGGCCGACCCGAAATGGATTTGGGTAGGATATGATGACCCTAGCAACAATGATGGCACTACGTTTCGCCCTGTCAAAATTGACGATAAGACTATAGGTCTTATCAGCCTGGCCAACAAAAACTTCTGCACGACCCTCACAGGACAAGACCACGTGGAATGGCTTAGCCCAGCTGTCCCAACCATCACCAAAGAAGCCAAGCTAACGGTGGAAGAGCCAGTCTTGACAAGGGATATCTATGATGTCAAATATGATCTTGGTAATTCCAGGGTTTACGACGAAACAACCTTCATTATTGCCAAGAATTTTGCTAGTAACTATACCCAAGAACCCACCCATATGGACATAAAGCTTTCATATACAAATATCAAGACTAGTACTTGGAAGAGTAATTTTTCACTCAAGTTAGCAATGGAAGCTAAAATGGAATTCAACGTACCATTGATTTCTCAGGGAAATATTGAAATGTCCGGTGAATTTCACTCAGATGTCAAGTGGGAAGAGACCAAAGAATCGAAAACTTTAGTAGACGTTGTACACAAAATTGTTGTGCCTGCTATGACTAAGGTGACGGTTAACCTCATTGCAACCAAAGGTAAGTGCGATGTTCCCTTCACTTTCATGCAAAGCGACACTCTTTATGATGGGACCATTGTCACTACTGCAGTTCAAGGTGCCACTTACACTGGTTCCAATTACTACAGCATTCACTTTGAGACTGAAGAAACAAAGCTGAAGCCGAGAAAGAAGCCGGATCCTATGTAA